The genomic DNA TTAAATTAAGCGATAAGGAGTGAGTTATGTCGCATCTGGATGAGGTGACCGCCCGCGTGGACGCGGCGGTGGAAGAGAGTGTTATTACGCATATGAATGAGTTGCTGGTTGAACTGAGCGAGGATGCGGCGCTGAGTCGTGAAGATCGCTATGCCCAGCAGCAACGCCTGCGTAATGCCATCGCCCATCATGGCCGCCAGCACAAGGAAGATATGGAGGCGCGCCACGAGCAGCTCACCAAAGGCGGCACCATCCTTTAACGTCAAAACTGGCGTCTGGCCACCAGCCAGGCGCCTGCCACCAGCATCACGGCACCACACACCGGCCCCACCAGCGCCCGCCAGGGAATGCCCTGACTGCGCAGCACATCCATCACCAGCCCACCGATTAACTGACTGGCGACCAGCACCGCAATGGTGGTTGCCGCGCCGACATACTGATAACCGCTGATGCTGGCAAACACGAAAAATGAGCCGAGCAGGCCGGGGATCAGCGTCCACCACCTGACGCTTACCGCCAGTTCCTGAAACCCGCCCACGCCGTGTTTAATCCACAGAATGCTGACGAACAGGATGATCCCGACCAGTGAATTGAGCAACATGGCGATCAGGATCGTGGAGGCGTTGTGGGTGATCCGCACCATCAGGGTATTCTGGATGACCAGGCCAAACCCGGCGGCGATGAGAAAGGCGAGGGTCAGCGACTGGTTCATGGCCGCGCGTCCGGTTCTGCGCGGTCATCAAGTTGAAGCTGCATAAAGGTCAGATCCAGCCAGCGGCCAAACTTGGTGCCTACCTGCGGCATTTCGCCAGTGGTAATAAAACCGAGGGAGGCGTGCAACTGCAACGATGCAAGGTTTTGCGATTCAATACCCGCGACCATCACGTGCTTGCCGATGTTTCTGGCTTCGGTAATCAGTTGCGTCAGCAGCAGGCGGCCCAGCCCTTTGCCCTGATGCGCCGGGTGCACGTACACCGAGTGCTCAACGGTATGACGAAAGCCGTCAAACGCGCGCCAGTCACCAAACGAGGCATAACCCGTCACTGTGCCGTTCTCTTCACTCACCAGCACCGGATAGCCCAGTAGCTGACGCGACTCAAACCATGCAATGCGGTTATCCGTATCAACAGTAGAATCATTCCAGATGGCAGCGGTGTGCAGTACGGCATGATTGTAGATTTCTGCAATCGCTGCACAGTCTTCTTTACAGGCAGAGCGAATCGTCATAGCAAACCTCATGGCATGTATACTATAGTAGTACGATGTTATTACTATAATGTATTCCATGATGACGCCAGAAGACAATGTAAATCAGCGGATCAGCGCCCGCCTGCGCCTTGAACGTGAATCCCGTGGTTGGTCGCTCAGCGAGCTGGCGGAGCGGGCCGGGGTTTCCCGAGCGATGGTGCATAAAATCGAGCGTGGTGAAAGCAGCCCGACAGCCACTATGCTCGGGCGCTTATCCGGTGCCTTTGGTCTCAGCATGTCGACGCTGATCGCCCGTGCGGAAATGCAGGAAGGCAAGTTATTGCGGCGGGAAAACCAGCCGGTCTGGCGTGATCCGCAAAGCCATTACCTGCGCCGTCATGTTTCGCCGCGCAGCGATCTGCCTATTGATCTGGTTGAGATTGAACTACCCGCCGGGAGCGATATCCCGATGCCAGCGTCGTCGTACGCGCTGGCGCGCCAGTTGATCTGGTTACAGCAAGGGGAACTGGTGTTTATCGAGGGCGATACCCGTCATGAGATGAAAGCGGGGGATTGTCTCGAACTCGGGCCGCCGAATGATTGCCGTTTTGTCAATGAAACGAAACAGGCCTGTATTTACCTGGTGGTGAGATTAAATCAGGCTGTTTCATAACCCCGGCTTATCAATTAAACCTTATTTCATGAAAGTGAATTAACGCGAAATATTTTCATGGAAAATTTTGATATTACCGTCTTTAATTATTGCAGCGTCGATCACCGCGCGCAGTACGGTATGGCCTTCATTAGCAAACTAATAACTCTAAACTATGACAGTTGACTTTTTATTTTATAACCCAACACCAGCGAAGGATACAGGATATATTCTCTGTGTCCTGCAAAATAGTTTCTGCTAAATGGCTGCAACGATAACGATGAGACTAAGCAACAGGATGTCCCTATGCTGGATTTTGAGAAAGCACAGCGCACGAGTTTGACCACTCAGGTCGAAGTGAATTTAAAAAGTGCGTTAATTATTGGCGCGCTGAAACCCGGAGCCCGGTTAATTACCAAGGAGATTGCCGAACAGTTAGGCACCAGTATTACCCCCGTGCGCGAAGCGCTTCTGCGGCTGGTATCGTCAGGCGCACTCCAGGCGACGCCTGCCCAGGCATTTCTGGTGCCGGTGGTTTCGCAGGAGCGTTACAAGGAGATCAACGCCATCCGAAAGCAGTTAGAGGGGATGGCAGCGGTCACTGCGCTGACGCATCTCACGGCAGAAAAACTCAGTGAATTGCAGCGCCTTGCCGATGACTTTCAGGGTAACATCCGGCACGGCGAGGTTGAACAGATACTGCAGGCAAATTACGTGTTCCGTTTTCACCTCTACCGTTACGCCGAAATGCCTACATTAACCGCGCTTATTGAACAATTGTGGGTACAAATTGGTCCCTGCTTTAATTTTCTCCACCCGCATTCCAGCGATATTTTCCCTGATACGCATTTTTATGCGGATTTACTGGCGGCACTGGAAAAGAAGGATGAGCAGGCGACCCGTCAGGCAATGGAAATAATTATCGATCACGATACGTTTATTTTACAGCGGCAGTCTATTTATTAACCGGAATTGATCGCCAGGACGATGATATTCACCTTCCCCGGAACAATGGCTTATTATTTGTCCGGGGAATGTGTTATGCGACGTTATTCGAACTGATATGCCAGTGATAATCCCACACCGAAATTACGACCCGGTGAGGGTTCATAGTAGCGGCCATTTGACTCGTTAACGATCACTGAGCCGACATATTGACGATCGAACAGATTATCGACGCGGCCGAAAAGATCCATTTTCCATTGGCCTAAGTCAAATTTATAGCCCGTATTCAGACCCACCACTGTCCAGGAGGGCGCTTTGGCGGTGTTGTCGTCGTTGGCCATGATGTCGCCCATGTAGCGAATATCTGCCCCGGCGTACCAGCCTGCTTCAGGAACATATCCCAGCGAAGCGAACCCCATGTTGCGGGCAATACCGGGAATGCGGTTGCCGTTGCAACTGCCGTCGCCGCAGACATCGGTGCGATAGGTGGCATCGAGCCAGGTCCAGGCGGCGGTCATTCGCCAGTTTTCAGCAAACTGCTGATCGAGTGACAACTCGGCGCCCTGACGGCGAGTTTTACCGGCGTTTTTGTAACTGGCGCGCCCGTCTTCGCTGTTGTCGACCACGATTTCATTATCGGTATCAGTCTGGAACAGTGCTGCCGTCAGCAGGCCGTTACCGATGCGGGTTTTGCTGCCCACTTCAACGGTGGTGTTGGTTGACGGTTTTAGATCCAGATTCAGGCCGCCCACATCTCCCGAACGATAGGAAAGTTCGTTAATGGTCGGTGTTTCAAACCCGCGACCCGCAGACGCATAGAGGTTCCAGGCATCAGTCACCGCGTATTTCAGCGAACCTGCCGGCAACCATTTGTGATAACTCGACTCGCCGCTGGAGTCGGCATTGCCTGGCGTGACGTAATGGTCGTTGGAGTCGAACCACACCGAGCTGTAACGTACGCCTGCATCCAGCGTCAGCTTATCGGTCAACTGCCACTGAGTCTGCAGATAAGGGTCGAGGTTCCACATCAGGTTGCGCTCATCGCGACGCATTGCGCCTTTTTCACCATACTGCGGTGCGCCATCAACCATCACGAAGTTCTCAAAGCCTTTGCGCTTTTCACTCATATTCTCGTAATCAAGCCCGGTGGTGAAAGTCACCGGCACGCCGAGCTCACCCTGGTGCGTCCAGCGGGTATCGATGCCCTGATAGTGGCGTTCAAGATCGATAACGCCACCGGCGTGAGAAGGGCGCAACTGCGGAGCCATCGGAATGGACTGATATTGCGTGGTCTGGCGCTCCCCGGCATACATCATCACGCTGAGCGCATCCTGTTCGCTCAACTGGCGGTCATAGCGCAGGCCCGCTTGAGTCTGTTTGATGTCTTTGCGGGTATTAAAGTTATCGCCGCGCGGCGACTGGCGCGGGTTCGCCTGCCATTCGCTGTACGTCAGGCCACCGGGATCATTCGCTTTCACGTCGACGCTGTTAAACAGCAATGTCAGCTTGCTGTCCTCGTTCAGCCGTACGCCGAGCTTTGCGTTAGCGAGGTTTTTGCGCGCGCCGCTGTGGTCGCGGTAGCCGTGGGTGGCAAAACGACTGGTGGAAACGGTGTAATCCACGTCGCCGGCTTGCGTACCGTCGCCCACTGCGCCGGTCGCTTTCAGCCCGTAGCGCCA from Trabulsiella odontotermitis includes the following:
- a CDS encoding GntR family transcriptional regulator translates to MLDFEKAQRTSLTTQVEVNLKSALIIGALKPGARLITKEIAEQLGTSITPVREALLRLVSSGALQATPAQAFLVPVVSQERYKEINAIRKQLEGMAAVTALTHLTAEKLSELQRLADDFQGNIRHGEVEQILQANYVFRFHLYRYAEMPTLTALIEQLWVQIGPCFNFLHPHSSDIFPDTHFYADLLAALEKKDEQATRQAMEIIIDHDTFILQRQSIY
- a CDS encoding YdcY family protein, whose translation is MSHLDEVTARVDAAVEESVITHMNELLVELSEDAALSREDRYAQQQRLRNAIAHHGRQHKEDMEARHEQLTKGGTIL
- a CDS encoding helix-turn-helix domain-containing protein, translated to MMTPEDNVNQRISARLRLERESRGWSLSELAERAGVSRAMVHKIERGESSPTATMLGRLSGAFGLSMSTLIARAEMQEGKLLRRENQPVWRDPQSHYLRRHVSPRSDLPIDLVEIELPAGSDIPMPASSYALARQLIWLQQGELVFIEGDTRHEMKAGDCLELGPPNDCRFVNETKQACIYLVVRLNQAVS
- the pqqU gene encoding TonB-dependent receptor PqqU encodes the protein MKISSVRRVALPALLLPFISLSDARADDEQTLIVTATPQAVSELDTPAAVSVVAGDDMRHATPRVNLSESLSGVPGLQVQNRQNYAQDLQLSIRGFGSRSTYGVRGVRMYVDGIPATMPDGQGQTSNIDINSIDHIDVLRGPFSALYGNSSGGVVNVTTETGKQPATVEASSYYGSYGSWRYGLKATGAVGDGTQAGDVDYTVSTSRFATHGYRDHSGARKNLANAKLGVRLNEDSKLTLLFNSVDVKANDPGGLTYSEWQANPRQSPRGDNFNTRKDIKQTQAGLRYDRQLSEQDALSVMMYAGERQTTQYQSIPMAPQLRPSHAGGVIDLERHYQGIDTRWTHQGELGVPVTFTTGLDYENMSEKRKGFENFVMVDGAPQYGEKGAMRRDERNLMWNLDPYLQTQWQLTDKLTLDAGVRYSSVWFDSNDHYVTPGNADSSGESSYHKWLPAGSLKYAVTDAWNLYASAGRGFETPTINELSYRSGDVGGLNLDLKPSTNTTVEVGSKTRIGNGLLTAALFQTDTDNEIVVDNSEDGRASYKNAGKTRRQGAELSLDQQFAENWRMTAAWTWLDATYRTDVCGDGSCNGNRIPGIARNMGFASLGYVPEAGWYAGADIRYMGDIMANDDNTAKAPSWTVVGLNTGYKFDLGQWKMDLFGRVDNLFDRQYVGSVIVNESNGRYYEPSPGRNFGVGLSLAYQFE
- a CDS encoding GNAT family N-acetyltransferase; translated protein: MTIRSACKEDCAAIAEIYNHAVLHTAAIWNDSTVDTDNRIAWFESRQLLGYPVLVSEENGTVTGYASFGDWRAFDGFRHTVEHSVYVHPAHQGKGLGRLLLTQLITEARNIGKHVMVAGIESQNLASLQLHASLGFITTGEMPQVGTKFGRWLDLTFMQLQLDDRAEPDARP
- a CDS encoding DMT family transporter, whose translation is MNQSLTLAFLIAAGFGLVIQNTLMVRITHNASTILIAMLLNSLVGIILFVSILWIKHGVGGFQELAVSVRWWTLIPGLLGSFFVFASISGYQYVGAATTIAVLVASQLIGGLVMDVLRSQGIPWRALVGPVCGAVMLVAGAWLVARRQF